The Chitinophagaceae bacterium genomic sequence TGATGTCAAGGGTAAACTCATCCCCTGCAACCCGTATCGATTGGTCACATACAATTCCGGAAAGTGCGATAACAGCAATTTCAGTAGTACCACCACCGATATCAATAATCATATTTCCAACCGGTTCTTCCACATCAATTCCAATACCGATAGCGGCTGCCATAGGTTCGTGAATCAGGCGAACATCTCGGCCTCCTGCATGTTCTGCGGAATCTTTTACTGCTCTTTTTTCCACTTCTGTAATACCAGAAGGAATGCAAATAACCATAGTATAAGAAGGGGTAAAAAAAGGATTTTTCTTGTAAAGCATTTTAATCATTTCCCTGATCATACCTTCTGCTGCATTAAAGTCAGCAATTACACCATCTTTCAGTGGTCTGATAGTCCGAATGTTTTCATGCGTCTTTTCGTGCATTTGCATGGCCTTACTGCCGACCGCGATTATTTTATCAGTTGCTCTGTTAATTGCGACTATGGAAGGCTCATCCACAACAACTTTATCTTTATAAATTATAAGGGTATTTGCCGTACCTAAATCAATGGCAATTTCATGATGTAGAAAATTAAATAGCGCCATTTGGGGTTGTATTTCTTAATGAATAATTTTTTTTCATGTAACGTTCTAAAGCTTTTTTTAATGTTTAAAATGTCGGATTCCGGTAAAAACCATACTCAGACTATGTTGATTACAAACGTCTATTGTTTCCTGATCTCTCACAGAACCTCCGGGTTGAATTACAGCCTTAATTCCTTCCTCTGCGGCAATTTCTACCGAGTCTGAAAAGGGGAAAAATGCATCCGAAGCCATTACAGCACCTTTAAGGTCCAGACCAAATTCCCGGGCTTTTGCAATGGCTTGCTTCAAAGCATCTACACGAGAAGTCTGACCGCAACCGGATCCCAGCAATTGATTATTTCGAACCAATACTATTGCATTGGATTTCAAATGCTTAACTACTTTTTGAGCAAAAATTAAGTCTTTCACTTCCTGCTCTGACGGTGACTGATTTGTCACTTTTTTAAAAGTATTTTCTGTAATATCAAAGTTATCTTTCTCCTGCCATAAAACACCTCCCAGAGCAGACCTAAATTGATCTTCACTTTCAGGATAATTTTTCAGACGCAGTAAAATACGATTTTTTTTGCTTTTTAAAATTTCTAAAGCTTCCTTTTCATATTCCGGAGCTATTAAAACTTCTAAAAAGAGTGTATTTATAATTTCAGCTAAATTCTTATCCACTGTGCGGTTTAAAACAATCACACCTCCAAATGCTGATACCGGATCTCCTTCCAGTGCTTTTTCATAAGCTTTTTGAATGCTGCTTTCGGTAGCCAGCCCACAAGCATTGTTGTGCTTTACAATCACCGCTGCAGGTTCACTAAATTCTTTAGAAAAGGCCAGTGCATTATCTATATCGAGCAAATTATTATAAGAAAGCTGTTTGCCGTGTAATTGCTCCCAAAGGGTATCCATTTTCCCATAAAAAACGCCTTTTTGGTGCGGGTTTTCTCCATACCGAAGAGTTGATGAAGGCTGAAAGGTTCTTTGAAAAACCTCTTTTTTGTTTTCGTTAAAATAATTAAAAATGTGCCTGTCGTACTCTGAACTCTTAAAAAAGGCTTCCAAAGCAAATTCTTTTCGTTGTTCAATAGTTAAAGCACCTTCTTGATTTTTCAAAAATGAAGCGAGCTTTTGATACTGTGATTTATCGGAAATAATAGCGGTATCCTCATAATTTTTTGCAGCTGCCCGAATTAAGGAAATGCCTCCAATGTCAATTTTTTCAATAATTTCTTTATTTTCTGCTCCACTTTTAACCGTATCTTCAAAAGGATATAAATCAACGATTACTAAATCAATCTCCGGAATGTTGTATTCTTCAAGTGTTTCTACATCATTCTTTTCAGAACGACGAGCTAATATGCCACCAAAAATTTTCGGATGTAGTGTTTTAACGCGCCCGCCCAATATTGAAGGATATTCTGTAAGGTCCTCAACTGCATGGACTTCTATAGATTTTGATTCAATAAATTTTTGAGTTCCTCCCGTAGAATAAATTTTTACCTTGTTTTCATTTAAACACTTTAAAATCTCATCGAGACCTTCTTTATGAAATACAGAAACAAGAGCGGATTTAATCTTTTTCAATCTTACTTTTTTAAACACTATTTAATTACACAAATTTATTGATAATCGGTGATTATTACCTTATAATGTCTAAAAAATAAAACCAAAAGGCATAAGTTTATTTTTTTAATGTATTTCTTTAAAAAAACATTCTTTTTGGATTAAATATTTAAGGAGTGTTTTTAAATTCTGCAAAGAAAAAGGTGTACGATTGTATAAATTTTTCTCTATATAACAATAAATAAACAATCTTCAATGCACAAAAAGTTAATAGACAATACCTTATGCTAAAAGACAGTCATCAAAATGAAGAAATTTATTAAAACACTCTTTAGCAGTAATAAAAAGATATTTCGGGAAATTACAAGGGTTAATCATGTATGGTAGCTCCGAAATCGTCTTTAAACTCTTTTTCAAAAAAGAACTTTTCTTCTCCGAATGCGGGCTTAAGATCACTTACCCAAACAGCTTTTTCATCATATTCAGCAAAGAAGGGTTTGCATACCCAATCGGGGTTTCGTCCCTGCAACATTCTGAGTGCCATAACTTTTTTTCCATTTATTTCAGAAACACCCAACATTTGAACTTTCCCGGGATTTGACGACATACTTGGTCCACGAACCGTTCGGCAAATACCACTCACTTTTTGATATGCATCTCTGAAAATATTCCAGGCTTTGACTAAAGGAATATTAAAATAATGCTGTGCGCCGGTATCCCTTACGACAAACATATAGTAAGGAATGATTCCTAAATCAACTTGCTTTCGCCACATTTCAGCCCAAACGTTTGCATCATCATTTATATGATTGAGCAATGGCGACTGAGATCTGATTTGAGCACCGGTAGAGGTAACTCTTTTAATTGCTTGCTGCACAGCTGGTGTTGAAAGCTCTACAGGATGATTAAAATGTGACATAATGGCCAGCACTTTTCCGGATTTTACGACTTTTTCAAATACCCGTAATAATTCATCTGCGTCATCATCTGTAGTGAATTTATAAGGCCAGTATCCAAGAGCTTTTGTCCCTAACCTGATTGTATGTAAGTTTGGCAAATCAGCATCTATAAGCGCTTCGAGGTAGTTTGCCAATAACTTTGTCTTCATAATTAAAGGGTCTCCTCCCGTAAAAAGCACATCTGTAACTTCGGGGTGAGCTTTGAGATATTTTACCAGCAACTCTGTCTCACGCATGGCAAATTTTAGCTCATCCATACCCACAAACTGGGGCCATCTGAAGCAAAAGGTGCAATATGCATGACAGGTTTGTCCCTGACTGGGGAAAAACAATAAGGTTTCTCTGTATTTATGCTGTACGCCGGTGAGTTTAACACCATCTATTTCAGGCACATTAAGCTCTACCTGACCAGCAGGATGGGGATTTAGTTCCAGCCTTATTTCATGAGCAACTTTTTTAAGTTCAACTTTGTTCAAACCGCTTTCCATAGCACTTTTCATCTTATTGTAATGCTCCGGCAATAACATGTCTTTTTGAGGAAAATTTAAAACAAAAATGGGATCTTCAGGTATGTTATCCCAATTTATCAGCTCATTGACTACGTAATTATTTGTTTTAAATGGAAGTACATTCCCAACGACCTCAATAGCTTCAATTTGTTCATCCGTCAGGCGGGCTACCTGGGGTATTTTTTTGTAGTTGTGTAATGCATACGAACGGTATTTTTCCGATTGTATAACTTCTGTTCCATTAGAAATATCTGTTCTTATCAAATCATCTCCTTTTTTAGAATTCAAAAAATTTGGACTGCAAAAATAGAAAAAATTAACGAATTATGTTAAACAGGGTCAATGCAGATTATTATTAGCCTTATTTTAACGGCATTTTTAACCGCTTTGTTTAGTGAAAAAGCGGATATAAATAATTTTTTTTATTGTTTGCTACCATGCCTCTTCTAAAAAAGGGCTTTTAAAATATAAATTGCATTAAGGATTAGAAATAATCTGTCAGGAAAATTAAATTTGCATAAATACTCAGAAATGTATTCTAAGGAAGA encodes the following:
- a CDS encoding rod shape-determining protein codes for the protein MALFNFLHHEIAIDLGTANTLIIYKDKVVVDEPSIVAINRATDKIIAVGSKAMQMHEKTHENIRTIRPLKDGVIADFNAAEGMIREMIKMLYKKNPFFTPSYTMVICIPSGITEVEKRAVKDSAEHAGGRDVRLIHEPMAAAIGIGIDVEEPVGNMIIDIGGGTTEIAVIALSGIVCDQSIRVAGDEFTLDIIDYMRRQHNILIGERTADNIKIKVGSALLELEDPPEDYAVNGRDLMTGIPKQIEISYTEIAQAIDKSISKIEEAVLKALEMTPPELAADIYRTGLYLTGGGALIRGLDKRISQKTKLPVHIADDPLRAVVRGTGIALKNINRFSFLMK
- the purH gene encoding bifunctional phosphoribosylaminoimidazolecarboxamide formyltransferase/IMP cyclohydrolase PurH, whose product is MKKIKSALVSVFHKEGLDEILKCLNENKVKIYSTGGTQKFIESKSIEVHAVEDLTEYPSILGGRVKTLHPKIFGGILARRSEKNDVETLEEYNIPEIDLVIVDLYPFEDTVKSGAENKEIIEKIDIGGISLIRAAAKNYEDTAIISDKSQYQKLASFLKNQEGALTIEQRKEFALEAFFKSSEYDRHIFNYFNENKKEVFQRTFQPSSTLRYGENPHQKGVFYGKMDTLWEQLHGKQLSYNNLLDIDNALAFSKEFSEPAAVIVKHNNACGLATESSIQKAYEKALEGDPVSAFGGVIVLNRTVDKNLAEIINTLFLEVLIAPEYEKEALEILKSKKNRILLRLKNYPESEDQFRSALGGVLWQEKDNFDITENTFKKVTNQSPSEQEVKDLIFAQKVVKHLKSNAIVLVRNNQLLGSGCGQTSRVDALKQAIAKAREFGLDLKGAVMASDAFFPFSDSVEIAAEEGIKAVIQPGGSVRDQETIDVCNQHSLSMVFTGIRHFKH
- a CDS encoding lysine 2,3-aminomutase → MSNGTEVIQSEKYRSYALHNYKKIPQVARLTDEQIEAIEVVGNVLPFKTNNYVVNELINWDNIPEDPIFVLNFPQKDMLLPEHYNKMKSAMESGLNKVELKKVAHEIRLELNPHPAGQVELNVPEIDGVKLTGVQHKYRETLLFFPSQGQTCHAYCTFCFRWPQFVGMDELKFAMRETELLVKYLKAHPEVTDVLFTGGDPLIMKTKLLANYLEALIDADLPNLHTIRLGTKALGYWPYKFTTDDDADELLRVFEKVVKSGKVLAIMSHFNHPVELSTPAVQQAIKRVTSTGAQIRSQSPLLNHINDDANVWAEMWRKQVDLGIIPYYMFVVRDTGAQHYFNIPLVKAWNIFRDAYQKVSGICRTVRGPSMSSNPGKVQMLGVSEINGKKVMALRMLQGRNPDWVCKPFFAEYDEKAVWVSDLKPAFGEEKFFFEKEFKDDFGATIHD